Proteins found in one Amphiura filiformis chromosome 14, Afil_fr2py, whole genome shotgun sequence genomic segment:
- the LOC140169474 gene encoding uncharacterized protein, whose amino-acid sequence MDQPKRPRFGTLNQSEINQKREEVIPTATRKANEKSARALQAYLTEKGINSKIHELEPVELATHLASYYFNARTVTGELYKRSSLDNFRHGINRYLRSPPYNKKFDIIKDVEFREANDNFRAALCDLKSEGKGNTTHYPTISSADLQKLYSSEELSIHTPRGLFNKVQFDVRYYFCRRGQENIRCMKKDTFKVEIDSDTSAKYVVKAQDELTKNHRGQDQETFSGFMPANPSSDSCPVRSFEKYLTKLNPSCDALWQRPKDFLTASSTEWYYNSPVGEKTLRDFMKTLSNKAGLSRVYTNHSCRTTGATVLSQSGFQPAQVMAITGHKSVNSLAQYQRVSSGEKLVMGSAMSSALEGRPTPAALSAPRHTNLYIRFNQLAYVEANTTTFA is encoded by the coding sequence ATGGATCAGCCTAAACGGCCGCGATTTGGAACTCTTAATCAATCAGAAATTAATCAAAAGAGAGAGGAGGTGATACCAACAGCAACCAGGAAAGCCAATGAAAAATCTGCCCGGGCGCTGCAGGCATATTTAACCGAAAAGGGGATAAATTCTAAGATCCACGAACTAGAACCGGTCGAATTGGCTACTCATTTAGCTTCGTATTATTTCAACGCTCGTACAGTCACCGGAGAACTCTACAAACGGTCAAGTTTGGACAACTTTAGGCACGGCATAAACCGTTATCTTCGTTCACCACCTTATAATAAGAAGTTTGACATTATAAAAGACGTCGAATTTCGGGAAGCAAACGATAACTTCCGTGCGGCATTGTGTGATTTAAAATCGGAAGGTAAAGGTAACACAACCCATTACCCAACTATCTCTTCAGCTGATTTGCAGAAACTTTACTCATCAGAAGAGCTCAGCATTCACACTCCGCGTGGACTTTTCAACAAAGTTCAGTTTGATGTGCGATACTATTTTTGTCGCAGAGGTCAAGAGAACATTCGCTGCATGAAAAAAGACACTTTCAAGGTTGAAATTGATTCTGACACCAGTGCGAAGTACGTTGTAAAAGCTCAAGATGAACTCACCAAAAATCACCGTGGGCAGGATCAAGAAACTTTCAGTGGTTTCATGCCGGCAAATCCTTCTAGTGATTCATGCCCAGTTAGGTCATTCGAGAAGTATTTGACCAAGCTGAATCCCAGCTGCGATGCTCTTTGGCAGCGACCGAAGGACTTCCTTACAGCAAGTTCAACAGAGTGGTATTATAATTCACCAGTTGGTGAGAAAACTCTTAGGGACTTTATGAAAACACTTAGTAATAAAGCAGGACTCTCTAGGGTATACACCAACCATTCTTGTCGCACCACCGGGGCAACAGTTCTCAGCCAAAGTGGCTTCCAGCCAGCCCAGGTGATGGCAATTACAGGGCACAAAAGTGTGAATTCTTTGGCGCAATACCAACGTGTTTCATCAGGCGAAAAACTGGTAATGGGCAGCGCAATGTCGTCGGCGTTGGAAGGTAGGCCTACTCCTGCAGCATTGTCTGCACCCCGGCACACCAATCTGTATATCCGTTTCAACCAGTTGGCCTATGTCGAGGCAAACACCACAACTTTTGCCTGA